The Polyangium spumosum region TCCGGGGGATGGGCACGCGCTGCTCGGGCAGATGCTCGTCGAGGCGGGCGCGATCGACGAGGCCACGCTCGAAGGCGCGCTCTCGATGCACGGGCTGCTCGGCGACGCGCTCCTGCTCGCGGGCTGCGTCGAGCGCGAGCTGCTCGAGCAGACCGCGGCGCGCCAGTTCGCGACGCGGCTGATCCGCCTCTTCAGCCTGCCGCCCGACACCACGTACAGCTACTTCGACGGCCGGACCGACCTCGTCGACGACGCGGCGCCCGCGGCGACGATGCACCCGCTCGCGGTCCTCTGGGCCGGCGTGCGCGCGCACGCGACGGCCTCGTCGATGATGGCGGCGACGCTCGAGCGCGTGCGCGACGTCCCCCTCCGCATCCACCCGGCGGCCGCGATCGAGAGGTTCGCCCCTGCGCCCGAGGAGCGCGAGATCCTCGACCGGATCCGCGCGAGCGAGCTCTCGCTCGCCGAGCTGCTCGCCGCGGAGATCGCCGCCGAGGAGACGCTCGCGTGGATGGTCTACGCGCTCGTGATCACGCGTAGCCTCGATCTCGGCCTCGGCACGACGCCGCTTTGCGCCGAGCCCCCGGCCGAGCCTCCGCCGGCCGCGGCGCGCCCCGTGACGCTCGCGCGGATCCGCCTGCGCGCGGCCTCGCATCGTATGGGCGCGGCGGCGCCGGATCTCGCGGGGGACGGTGAACGAACGCGGGCGCAGCCGCGGCCACGCAAGCGGGGTCGCCCGAGCGCGTTCACGCTCGCCGCGCGCCGCATCGAGACACCTCGGCCGATGGAGGCCGCGAGCGAGCCGCCGCCGTCGGCGGTCGTCGAGACGGACCCTTCGCCGCCGAACGTCCCCCGGCCCGCGGAGCCGCAGCCTCTCGACACGGCCTCCTCGGAGAGCGACAAGGCGCCCGCGGTCCCGATGCCGCCCGAGGGGCAACCGGACGCCGCGCGGCCTGCGCACGCGCTTTATTGCCTCGCGACGGCGCGGCTCGGCGAGCGTGACCTCGTGGGCGCGCTCGCGGCTTGCCAGCTCGCGCGTGAGGTCGATCCCACGCAGCCCGACTATGCGGCGCTCGCCGTGTGGATCCGCTCGCTGCTCGGCGGCGCGGATCTACGCGCCCGGGTGGCGGAGCTCGACGCGCTGCTCGAGGCGCGCGACGACCACGCGCAGGCCTTGTTCTACCGAGGTTACCTGCGCCGCCGGGTCGGCGACGAGCAAGGCGCGGTGCAGGACCTCCGGCGCGTGCTCGACCTCGACCCGGGCCACCAGGACGCGGCGCGGGAGCTACATCGGATCGCCCTCGGCAAGCCGGCGAAGAGGCCAAGCGGGCTTTACCGCAGTTAGCCGGCGCGTCACGTCGAACGTATGGGGGTGCACCGCAGAGCCGTCTGTCAAACGACGGACGTGTTCGCGGTGAGCGCGAAGCCTTCTGTCAAACGACGGACGTGTTCGCGGTGCGCCCGAACACGTCCGTCAAACGACGGACGTGATCGCGCCTACCCCGAAGCCGTCCGTCAGATGACGGACGCGTTCGCGGCGCCCCCGAAGCCGTCCGTCGTTCGACGGACGGGCCAGCGGCGGCCACGAAGGCGTTTCCCACGCTCCTTGGCGCTTGCGGCGCGTCAGGTCACGGGGAGAGGCGGACGCCGAAGAGATCGGCGCCGCCGGTGCTCGTCCTGGTGTCGACCGGAGCGCCGACGACGAGCTGGTCGTAGAACCCGCCTCCCACGACGGCATTTCCCTTCGCGTCGACCGCCAGGCCCCAGCCGAACTGGTTGCCCTGTCCGCCGAGCGCCTTGACCCAGATCGGGGCCAGATCCTCGCCGGCGAGCTTGATGACCAGGGCGTCGACCCCGTTCGGGTTGGGGATCGCCTGGCCATCCACATCGAGCGCGCCTCCGGTGTAACGCCCCGTCAGAATGATGTCGCCCGCGCCGTCGGCGACGGCGCCGATGCCGCGCGTCTCCGTATTCATGCTGCCGATACGCTTGACATGGATCGCGGCGCCATTGGTCGCGTCGAGCACGGCGAGATACGTGTCGGTGCTGCCGATCGAATTGACCGGGCCCGATCCCAGATCGACGGCGTCCACGAAGCGCCCCGTGACGAGGACCTCCCCGTTCGGCGCGACGGACACGTGGTTGGCGTTCTGGCTGTTGGGCGAGGCGACATACTTGCTCCAGATGTGCGCGCCGGTGTCCTTGTCGTACATGGCGACGATACCATCCTGGCTCGAGCTGTAGGAGGGGCTCGACGAGCCCCCGAGATCCACGGCTTCGCTCGTCTGGCCCACGATCACCGGGTGGCCCTGCAGCGTGACCGCGACGCTCCAGGCCCGCTGATCCCCACCTTCGATGAAGACGCGGTCCCATCGATGCGTGCCATTCGCGGTGAAACTCACCAGGTACATCTCGTCGTTGTTCTCGGGATCGAACGTATCGCCGCCGAAGCTGAAGGCATCGTTACGGATGTAACCCGTGACGAAGAGGTTGCCCTGCTCGTCGAGCGCCACGCCCTGCGCCGTCTGCACGTTCGTCGTGCCGTACCGCTCGCTCCAGACGTGCTCGCCCGCGGCGTCGAGCGTCGCGATGAAGATGTCCGCGCTCGGGCTCGGCGCCGTCAGAGCGTCGCCGCCAAAGTTGATGGTCCCGCTGAACTCGCCCACGATGACGATTTCGCCGTTCTTGTGGACGGCGACCCCGCGGGCGGCACCAAATCTCGTCGTCGGGTACTTCTTCTCCCATTGCATGGCCCCCATCGCGTCGAACTTCGCGACGTAGACGCTGCCCGCCGAGACGCTGGCGAAATCGGAGTTGTCGAGCGTGCCGTCCATCATGCCCGCGATCACGTACCCGCCGTCGGGCGCCATCGCGACGTCGAAGATCGCGTCGTCCAGCGGGTCCGACGTCTTGCCGGCAGGCGTGAACGCGTCCAGCGGCGTGCCCGTGCAACCGTCGACGCCGTCACAATCCTCGTCCCCGACGGTCGTGCACTTCTCGACGGGCGCCGGCGTGATCTCGTCCGCGCAGGGGCTCCACTCCGTGCCGTCGTCCCCGCAAGTCTCCACGCCGGCCTTGCAGTTGCCGACGCCCTTCGTGCCCGCGGGCCCCGTATAACACTCCCTCGTCTCGCTCGGGTTGCACGTCACGCCGCCGCCGGCGCCCCCCGCGCCCCCCGCGCCGCCCATACCGCCGGGCCCCGCCATACCCCCCGCGCCCGCCATACCCCCGGCACCCGCCATCCCGCCCGCGCCGCCCATGCCCCCGGCGGCACCCGCCCCACCCGTCTCCGGGGGCTTCGCCCCGAACTCGTCGAAACCACACGCCACCGGCGACACGGACAACCCGAGCACGGCGAGCAGACCCAGCGAGCGACGAATTCTACGATCCGCGTGAGGCATGACCATTCTCCTGTGCGAAAAGCAATACGCGCCGCGCGACGACGCCCGAGGAATTCCGCCGACTCTACGGGAGCGAGCCGCGCGAAGCAATCACGCGCCCATGATCCGACGGGTTGACGCAGACCCCCGCCGGCCTCATCGCCTCGACGTGCCCCGCCTCCCCGCCCGCGTGTTTCTGCCCTCCGGCCGCGTGGCGCGCCTCTCCGACGAGGCCGCCCGTCGCGCCGCCGCCCAGGCCCGCGCGCCCGACATCCAGCCGGGCGGCTGCATGGAGGCCCTCACGCTCCTCGAGGCCGAAGACGTCACCCGCGACGGCGACGGCGCCCCGCTCGACGTGCGTGGTTTGTCCTTACGCGACTTCCACGTGCTCCGCGCGTTGCTCCTGCGCGCCGGCGTGCAGAAAGAGGAGACCGCCGAGTTGCCTTGCGAGAACTGCGGCGAGGCCTTCCGCGTCGCGCCCTCGAGCCTGCTCGAGATCGCGCCCTTCGTCGACGGAGAGCTCGACGACCCCGAGCTCGACGCGCCCTTTGATCACGACGCCGCCCACGTGATCCCGGCGATCCGCGTCGGCGCCGAGCTCGCCCGATCGGTCCGCGTCGCTGCCCGCACGGTCGAGGAGGCGCTGCCGCTCTTCCGCGCCGAGTCCGCGCCGGCCCGGATCACGCCCGCGATCGTCATCGCCATGGGCATCACCACGCTCGGCCGCGAGCGCCGCGCCTCGGCGATCGCCAAGGCGCTCGGCGAGGCCCCTCCCGAGGCCTACCAGTCCGTCGCCGATCTGCTCTACGAGGCCCACTACCCCGCGCGCCTCGGCGCCGTGCACCGCTGCGCCACGTGCGGCGCGCGGAGCGACCTCGACGTCCCCTGGCGACGCGAGATCCCCTACGAGATCGGCGAGCCCCGCAAGGCGCGGCGCGATTTCCCGGACCTCGACGCCTTCGAGGCGATGGTCGCGAGCGCCGCCGATCGTATCTACCGCGCGCGCGGCGTGCGCAACATCGACCTCTTCGTCGACGACGACGTGCCGGCCTGCGACGACGGCGGCGAGCCGCTGCTCGGCTGCTACACGCCCGGCGGGACGGACCCGACGCTCGGCATGCCGAGGCCGCCCGAGATCCGCTTGTTTTACCGGACATTCCAGGCCGAGCACCGCCGCGATCGTTCCTTCGACGTCGCCGCCGAGATCGACGAGACGATCGACCACGAGATCACCCACCACCTGCACCACCTCGCCGGCGACGATCCGCTCGACGACGAAGAACACGCGCAGATCGAGGAAGAAGCGCTCCGGAGGATCGGCAAGCGCGAGGCCACGCGCCGCGCCGGCAAGGGCGTGGCCTCGGAGCTCGCGGGGTTCGTGCGGACGACCTGGCCTCTCTTCGTGATCGCGTTCGTCGCCACGTATTTCACGTTCTGCCGCTGAAAGAAGCGAGCCGCCTTGACCTCGGCCCCCACCCGGCAAGAATGGCCTCGCCATGCGCCCTGCCTCGATCCTGCGCGCGATCCTCGCCTCCTCGATCGCGCTCGTCGCCGCCACGGCCACGAGCTCGTACGTGCTCGCCGACGCAGCCGCGCCGAGTGACGCCGACGCGGTCGTCGCGAAGGTCGGCGTTCGAACGATCACCGTGCGCGAGGTGGAGCGGCGGCTCGCCGCGATCCCCCCCTTCCAGCTCCGCTACTTCGGCAAGACGCACGACGAGATCCGCCGCAAGTTCCTCGAGGAGAGCGTGCTCAAGGAGACGCTCTACGCCGAGGGCGCCGAGGCCACGAAGATGCGCGAGCTGCCCGAGGTCGCAGAGCGCATCCGCGGCGTCCTGCGGAGCACGATCGTCGCCCAGATCCGCGCCGAGGTCCTGGCGCAAGGCCCCGTCTCCGAGGAGGACGTGCGCGCCTACTACGAGGCGAACCGCGACAAGTACCACGCGCCGCCGCGCGTCGCGATCTGGCGCATCCTCGTGGCGACGCGCGAGCAGGCGCTCGACGTGATCGGGAAGGCGAAGGCCGACCTCTCGCCCAAGCGCTGGAACGAGCTCGCGCGCGACACGTCGCTCGACAAGACGACGAGCATGCGCGGCGGCAACCTCGGGCTCGTCGCGCCCGACGGGACGACGACGGAGCCGAACATGAAGGTCGACCTCGCCCTCGTCAAAGCCGTCGAGGGCGTGAAGGACAGCGAGCTCGTGCCCGAGCCCGTCGCGGAGGGCTCGGCGTGGGCCGTCGTCTGGCGGCGCCAGAGCGTCAAGGCGGTCGATCGACCGCTCGAGCTCGAAGCGCCCTCCATCCGGCAGCTCCTGATGCACGAGCGCACGCAAAAGAAGATCGGGGAGCTCGTCGCCGAGCTGCGCAAGAAGCACCTCGGCGAGACGAACGTCGACCTGCTCGAGATCCTCGGCGTGAGCGCGATGGGCGAGGTCTCACCCGCCAGACGCCCCGGCACCTTGCCCTCGTCGCGCCGCCCCGCCGAAGGCAAGCCCGCGCCGACGCAGACGCCCATCGGGCCGCGTTAAGCGAGCGCGATCGCCACGAGCAAACCAAACGCCGACACGATCGCCGAGATCACCGCGACGACCGTGCCCGTGCGCCGCGCGCGCGCCGCCGCCTCCTCGGGCAAACCGTAGACGCCCTTCAAGAGCGCGTCCGAGGCCTTCCCAGGCACGCGCATCGAGAGCGCGAGGACCTCCGCCGCCGCCTTCGCGCCGCGTGATCCGAGCATCCAGAGCCCGCCGAGCGGGCCCGTCATCAGGTCCCAGCCACACGCGTACAAGCCAAACCGAAGCGCGCGCCTGCGCTGCGGACGCGCCCCCTGCTTGCGCGCGCCCGCGTCGAGCGCCGCGCCGTGGCTCGCGTGCGCGACGACCATCCAGAGCGCGAGCGCAGGCACGCCGATCACGAACCACTCGAGCGCCCGCACGCGCATCTCCGGATCGGCGATCACCTGCAGCGCGAGGTGCGGCAGCGCGAGCGCCGCGATCGGCAAGAGCATCGCCACCATCGACCCGACCGCGAGCATCTCCGCGAGGATCGCGAACCGCACCGCCGGCGGCAGCGCTCCGTCCGGCATCGCCGCGAAGAACTGATCGGCGCCCTGCGTCGTCGCGAGCGCCGTCCCCCACATCCGCGACCACGCCGTCCCACCCGGGCGCTCCCACGGCACGATCGCCATCACGCCCGAGGCCGTCTCGTCGGCGGGCGTGCAGCCCGAACAATCCGACTGACCGCAGATCGTGCAGAGCACGGCCGCGGGCACCTCGAAGGTGTCCGTGTCGGACGAGTCCGCTCTCGGCCGGACGCGTTGCGCGCTCATCGGTGTCTTGGCCATGGCGCACCTCCGACGGACCCGCCCCGCGCCGCGCAAGGAAAAGCCGCCGTCCAAAGGATACGCGAGCGAAGAGGCCCTGTCGACCCCGCGGCCCGCGTCAATGCAGCATCTCGTCGCCCTTGCGGGCCTCCTTCGAGGGCAGATCGTCGACGCGCCCGCCGAAGCGCGACGCGGCGAAGAGCGCGAGCAAGCCGAGCACGAACGTCGCATGCAGGCCAGGGGCCCACGCGAAGCGGACAGGCCTGTACGGCGTGCTCTCGGGGACCACCGTCACGCGCACGATCACCGTCGCGATCACGATCGCCGCGAGGAATCCCACGGCGAGCCGCGCGCCGCGCATCGCGTGGATCGAGCGGCGCGAGAGCACGAGCGGGAGCATCACGATCCACGACACGAAAGGCGCCCACATCCACTGCAGCCGCTCCGCGAACCCGAAGCCAGTGAGCACCCGGAGCTCCGGCGCCGTCTCGCGCACCCAGGGCAGAAAAAAGGCGACGAGCCCGAGCGACGCGATCCCCGCGAGCAAGCCTCGTCCACGCGCGACGTACGTGATGGGCAGCGTCTCCAGCTCGGGCGGCACCGGCGGCTCGTCCTCGAGGGCCTCACGCGAGGGCGGCAGCTTGCGGATGTCCTCGAGCGGCAAGCCACACTCGGGGCAAACCCGCGCCTCCGAGGGCTCGAACATCTCACGACAGAAGGGGCAAGCGACGAGGCCGGGCATCGGGTGACGCGGGAGTTTAGCGCGCGCCGGGTTCCCAGCGCGCGCCATGCCGTCTACAAATGCGTTCACCATGTCGAAGCGACAGAAGCTCGAAGACGACGCGATCCAGGTGTTCCTGGCCGCGCACGGGGGCTGGTCCCGCGCGGGCGAGGCCATCCAGAAGTCGTACACGTTCCCCGACTTCTCCACGGCGCTCGCCTTCGTCGTGCGCGTGGGCCTCGCCGCGGAGAAGCGTGATCATCACCCCGACGTGCACCTCGGCTGGGGCCGCGTGACGGTCGTGTGGTCGACGCACGACGCGGGCGGGATCACGAGCATCGACGCCGAGATGGCCGAAGCGACCGATCGGCTCTACGGAGGCCCGTGAACGAGGATCCGACGCGGTGATGGATTCCCCTCGAGAAGCGCTGCTCTCGCGGCTCGGGCTGAGCGGCGAGCTCCCTCATCTGGAGGAGGCGCTCACGCACCCGAGCTTCTCGAACGAGCAACGCAAGGGCGCATGCGCAGACAACCAGAGGCTCGAGTTCCTCGGCGACGCGGTGCTCGGGCTCTGCGTGGCCGAGATCCTGATGCAGCGTTTTCCAGACGCAGACGAGGGTGAGCTCACGCGGATGCGCGCGATGCTCGTGAACCCGAACCCGCTCGCCGCGTGGGCGCGCAGCGTCGAGCTCGGCGCAGCGCTGCGGCTCGGCCG contains the following coding sequences:
- a CDS encoding tetratricopeptide repeat protein, giving the protein MPSEILPTAEGDLGRTPFAHLLVYVLDRELTGALFLREASGVTHAVRLEAGAPVKVRPGDGHALLGQMLVEAGAIDEATLEGALSMHGLLGDALLLAGCVERELLEQTAARQFATRLIRLFSLPPDTTYSYFDGRTDLVDDAAPAATMHPLAVLWAGVRAHATASSMMAATLERVRDVPLRIHPAAAIERFAPAPEEREILDRIRASELSLAELLAAEIAAEETLAWMVYALVITRSLDLGLGTTPLCAEPPAEPPPAAARPVTLARIRLRAASHRMGAAAPDLAGDGERTRAQPRPRKRGRPSAFTLAARRIETPRPMEAASEPPPSAVVETDPSPPNVPRPAEPQPLDTASSESDKAPAVPMPPEGQPDAARPAHALYCLATARLGERDLVGALAACQLAREVDPTQPDYAALAVWIRSLLGGADLRARVAELDALLEARDDHAQALFYRGYLRRRVGDEQGAVQDLRRVLDLDPGHQDAARELHRIALGKPAKRPSGLYRS
- a CDS encoding SBBP repeat-containing protein, producing MPHADRRIRRSLGLLAVLGLSVSPVACGFDEFGAKPPETGGAGAAGGMGGAGGMAGAGGMAGAGGMAGPGGMGGAGGAGGAGGGVTCNPSETRECYTGPAGTKGVGNCKAGVETCGDDGTEWSPCADEITPAPVEKCTTVGDEDCDGVDGCTGTPLDAFTPAGKTSDPLDDAIFDVAMAPDGGYVIAGMMDGTLDNSDFASVSAGSVYVAKFDAMGAMQWEKKYPTTRFGAARGVAVHKNGEIVIVGEFSGTINFGGDALTAPSPSADIFIATLDAAGEHVWSERYGTTNVQTAQGVALDEQGNLFVTGYIRNDAFSFGGDTFDPENNDEMYLVSFTANGTHRWDRVFIEGGDQRAWSVAVTLQGHPVIVGQTSEAVDLGGSSSPSYSSSQDGIVAMYDKDTGAHIWSKYVASPNSQNANHVSVAPNGEVLVTGRFVDAVDLGSGPVNSIGSTDTYLAVLDATNGAAIHVKRIGSMNTETRGIGAVADGAGDIILTGRYTGGALDVDGQAIPNPNGVDALVIKLAGEDLAPIWVKALGGQGNQFGWGLAVDAKGNAVVGGGFYDQLVVGAPVDTRTSTGGADLFGVRLSP
- a CDS encoding peptidyl-prolyl cis-trans isomerase, whose amino-acid sequence is MRPASILRAILASSIALVAATATSSYVLADAAAPSDADAVVAKVGVRTITVREVERRLAAIPPFQLRYFGKTHDEIRRKFLEESVLKETLYAEGAEATKMRELPEVAERIRGVLRSTIVAQIRAEVLAQGPVSEEDVRAYYEANRDKYHAPPRVAIWRILVATREQALDVIGKAKADLSPKRWNELARDTSLDKTTSMRGGNLGLVAPDGTTTEPNMKVDLALVKAVEGVKDSELVPEPVAEGSAWAVVWRRQSVKAVDRPLELEAPSIRQLLMHERTQKKIGELVAELRKKHLGETNVDLLEILGVSAMGEVSPARRPGTLPSSRRPAEGKPAPTQTPIGPR
- a CDS encoding 4a-hydroxytetrahydrobiopterin dehydratase, with protein sequence MSKRQKLEDDAIQVFLAAHGGWSRAGEAIQKSYTFPDFSTALAFVVRVGLAAEKRDHHPDVHLGWGRVTVVWSTHDAGGITSIDAEMAEATDRLYGGP